A stretch of the Methylacidiphilum caldifontis genome encodes the following:
- the modA gene encoding molybdate ABC transporter substrate-binding protein has translation MSYLKVTMRLIYFTVLSFLGLFLVSPLRSEEGVKPANRSAVITVAAAADLRFVLPKIVEIFQQKNPDIRVEIIYGASGKFYEQVIRGAPFDLFFSADREYPSLLASKGYSVGEPFEYAEGKLVVWMHKDQFKKEEQANWKDLLLNRKVLKIAIANPERAPYGKAAKAALIKAGLWDRLKEKMVMGENVIQAFQFAEAKNAQIAFVPLSLALSPKAKTEGVFVEVPHQFYPRILQYGLIIKRTADFSIAERFKDFLFAENSRRILKEYGLLP, from the coding sequence CTGGTATCTCCCCTTCGGAGCGAGGAGGGTGTTAAGCCGGCTAATCGATCAGCGGTCATAACTGTTGCTGCGGCAGCGGATTTAAGATTTGTTTTGCCTAAAATTGTCGAGATATTTCAGCAGAAAAATCCGGATATTCGGGTCGAAATCATCTATGGGGCTTCAGGCAAGTTTTACGAGCAAGTTATTCGAGGAGCTCCTTTTGATCTCTTCTTTTCTGCAGACAGAGAATATCCTTCGTTGCTTGCTTCAAAGGGATATTCTGTTGGCGAACCATTTGAATATGCTGAAGGTAAATTGGTTGTTTGGATGCATAAAGATCAGTTTAAAAAAGAGGAACAAGCTAATTGGAAAGATTTATTATTAAACCGCAAAGTCTTGAAAATTGCTATTGCAAATCCTGAAAGAGCACCTTATGGGAAAGCCGCTAAGGCTGCTCTTATTAAAGCGGGATTGTGGGATAGATTAAAAGAAAAAATGGTCATGGGAGAAAATGTCATACAAGCTTTTCAGTTTGCTGAAGCAAAAAATGCTCAAATCGCTTTTGTACCTCTTTCATTGGCTTTGTCGCCAAAAGCTAAAACTGAAGGAGTATTTGTAGAAGTTCCCCATCAGTTTTATCCAAGAATTTTACAGTATGGTTTAATTATCAAGCGGACTGCCGATTTTTCGATAGCAGAAAGATTTAAAGATTTCCTTTTTGCTGAAAATAGCCGGAGAATCCTTAAAGAATATGGTCTTTTGCCATAA